In Cotesia glomerata isolate CgM1 linkage group LG3, MPM_Cglom_v2.3, whole genome shotgun sequence, one genomic interval encodes:
- the LOC123261973 gene encoding TBC1 domain family member 19, with translation MINNENIDDTAKKLTEEIQCMSNYKNLYNEIQRIVASSAVKKDNFKSTLLEALKNNGVETEIRNTVFHWTRAQGPLQSSEEKKSNVDLNYLKKAQIQWERRIHKSLNSMCNELNIPLARIRPSADKDELTDKWNELSTFDIDLSSYRPLYAPKDFLEVLFSVHDPAVKKQINEPKWEFSHIQIQVKTLEQLRTTYAELAQGVALLGVNNDMPAARKFVNLEAERTDFGEKVLSSNHAPIAQEFLKRGAPRALRGRLWSLVLGSVIKDSDRKYYEELKELVLQYDIMVDKLIIKDVQLTASNDDQYFVFEDVLYKTMLCFSRDSEVLAPVTTDRSAGGQVIHAILQGKPAALENTLVFPPSGVIPFHGFTMYATPFCYLYDDPCSMYFTFRAFYLRYWLRLHTVSSHEQGIVALCLLFERLLQCHEPQLWAHFRNMKIQPVKIVFKWLMRGFSGHLPPEQLLYLWDLILGYDSLEIIPLLAVTILSFRKENLLQVNNLVNVEAILADLSSLKVMPLLQLALLKE, from the exons atgataaataatgaaaatattgatgaCACTGCTAAAAAATTGACTGAAGAAATTCAATGTAtgagtaattataaaaatttatacaatgaGATCCAG AGAATTGTTGCTTCCTCGGCTGTCAAAaaggataattttaaaagtacatTACTTGAAGCGTTGAAAAATAATGGTGTAGAAACGGAGATAAGAAATACTGTTTTTCATTGGACGCGCGCTCaa GGACCGTTGCAGTCatcagaagaaaaaaaatcaaacgtcgatttaaattatttgaaaaaagcCCAAATTCAGTGGGAGAGACGGATTCACAAGTCATTAAATTCAATGTGTAATGAATTGAACATACCGCTTGCAAGAATCCGCCCAAGCGCTGATAAAGATGAATTAACAGACAAGTGGAATGAACTGAGTACTTTTGATATTG atttgTCTTCATACCGTCCTTTGTACGCCCCAAAAGATTTTCTGGAAGTACTGTTTAGTGTGCATGACCCAGCGGTCAAGAAACAGATTAATGAGCCTAAATGGGAGTTCAGTCACATTCAAATTCAAGTTAAAACTTTAGAGCAGCTG AGGACGACGTACGCAGAATTAGCACAAGGGGTAGCTTTATTAGGAGTAAATAATGACATGCCAGCGGCAAGAAAGTTTGTGAATCTTGAAGCAGAACGTACTGACTTTGGTGAAAAAGTTCTTAGTAGCAATCACGCACCTATAGcacaagaatttttaaaacgtGGAGCTCCTAGGGCTCTTCGTGGTCGTCTCTGGTCGCTTGTACTTGGTTCTGTTATTAAAGATAGC gacAGAAAGTACTATGAAGAATTAAAAGAACTAGTTTTACAGTACGACATTATGGTcgataaattgataataaaagacGTACAATTAACAGCAAGTAACGACGACCAGTACTTCGTCTTCGAGGATGTCCTTTATAAGACTATGTTATGTTTCTCCCGGGACTCAGAAGTCCTGGCGCCGGTTACGACTGATAGAAGCGCAGGCGGGCAAGTAATTCACGCGATTCTCCAAGGAAAGCCGGCAGCTCTGGAAAATACTTTAGTTTTTCCACCAAGTGGTGTAATTCCGTTCCACGGTTTTACGATGTACGCAACACCATTTTGCTACTTGTACGACGACCCTTGCTCGATGTACTTCACCTTCCGAGCATTTTATTTGAGATACTGGCTGAGACTTCACACGGTTTCCAGTCATGAGCAGGGAATTGTTGCTCTGTGTCTGCTGTTCGAGAGATTATTGCAGTGTCATGAACCTCAGCTGTGGGCTCACTTTAGAAATATGAAGATTCAACC agtaaaaattgtattcaaGTGGTTAATGAGAGGTTTTAGCGGACACTTACCACCAGAGCAATTACTTTATCTTTGGGATCTTATTCTAGGATATGATTCTTTAGAAATAATTCCTTTACTTGCAGTAACGATTCTTAGTTTTAGAAAAGAGAATCTTTTGcaagttaataatttagtcAATGtcgag GCCATCCTAGCAGATCTTTCGTCTCTGAAAGTAATGCCACTGCTTCAACTAGCACTattgaaagaataa
- the LOC123261970 gene encoding uncharacterized protein LOC123261970: MDISSLLEVQVNEGRASPELGSSDSADQKPKNFIQYRPSEIVTPEESKFYRRMIGNDVAQVRFRRLHCTACDEHIGSAPIDAYNMQEHPMLKTLLCAHCREFYGDGDFEQGEDATDMFCRWCANGGNLYCCSYCCNTFCDKCIKRNFDAEVRERIEEDEKWRCFVCDPKDLYTLRGVCRALLLHVKTVTRILKSNPTMSQKDIENKMEQDDSKCCVGKRSTRRKRSISSSGSLNDDIDQGSSAKKSKVKNGSNKNRKSTSKDHNYTNKPMQVISNGNTRFLSSTRFLPAEPSPPAHISDKDEIPAPLLHFEQTMIEGDGQVLPNQPNAKIPDSILNNSAISLNPIPKNLFRGPPGNIINLRPIRLDSVPPGATLHRLARIPTRPNAPMVTIPGRSVPITTANVNQTPKTFLRCKNLTAIPTVALTTPNSTTPSVIDIDSDPEELPVTNNTTESSKAQQTSAGQTVKVINPVALTNAGLEDRSPIMSLDNPRRKIFDDVIYNPIKEVDKLITKIRGKLRTELKKAAGNLADNEAHNARVRLATINRCIYQAVDELSAFNNTMIQQYRPWKESLITGDPIDDNTNKIVMKKGERSIKYTPFDMDCESESDSDNEVDEVDDVDVEQLIDFTGKVKHFIEKDTINRSTNTEIQTKSQGVQVEELIETKDYDRTIGYSLLMRTDYDFEKRKEIHKPTKIHDHNFGKYEEQFIFYLQHLENQGEDEDTDDVVEKVPLTDLIDKDIARQEKTIEEDCDRSPRLDEVSEKEKENDVDVDVVDLEEPVGDKTPVNIIAEEEPGVEESEKNSDDTRVDTSSQDDIDVVNVSGEAMNVDRPSEPSLETLNDCNGDKDISNTNEIDEENLNIEVTNHKSPEPLNNNSSIELDDVPGVSPAKSLNDSRENNEDKLTASQEAKHEETVIAVKTLIEENNSVDQLDRWRNNDEEDECMVLD; the protein is encoded by the exons ATGGATATTTCGAGTTTACTTGAGGTGCAAGTCAATGAGGGTCGGGCGTCACCAGAACTCGGATCGTCAG attcaGCTGATCAAaaacctaaaaattttatccaatatCGACCTTCAGAAATTGTTACGCCGGaagaatcaaaattttatcgtCGTATGATTGGAAATG atGTTGCTCAAGTACGATTTCGTAGACTCCATTGTACAGCTTGTGATGAACATATTGGATCAGCACCAATCGATGCATACAACATGCAAGAACATCCAATGCTCAAGACCTTGCTGTGTGCCCATTGTCGAGAATTTTACGGTGACGGAGATTTCGAACAAg GCGAGGACGCAACGGATATGTTTTGCCGTTGGTGTGCCAATGGCGGGAACCTTTATTGCTGTTCGTACTGCTGTAATACATTTTGCGACAAGTGTATCAAGCGAAATTTCGACGCTGAGGTACGTGAAAGGATTGAAGAAGACGAAAAATGGAGGTGTTTTGTATGCGATCCAAAGGATCTTTATACACTGAGAGGTGTGTGTCGAGCTTTGTTACTCCACGTAAAAACTGTTACGAG GATACTAAAGAGCAATCCTACGATGTCACAAAAGGACATAGAAAACAAAATGGAGCAGGATGACTCAAAATGTTGCGTAGGAAAGCGTTCGACCCGCCGCAAGCGCTCAATATCATCATCCGGTTCGTTAAATGATGATATTGACCAAGGAAGTTCCGCTAAAAAGAGCAAAGTCAAAAACGGCTCCAATAAAAACCGTAAATCTACATCAAAAGATCATAATTACACCAACAAACCAATGCAAGTGATTTCAAACGGAAACACAAGATTTTTATCTTCTACGCGATTTTTGCCTGCAGAACCAAGCCCACCCGCTCATATTTCAGACAAGGACGAGATACCGGCACCTTTGCTCCACTTTGAACAAACAATGATTGAAGGGGACGGACAAGTACTTCCTAACCAGCCAAACGCTAAAATACCAGACTCTATTCTGAACAACAGTGCGATCTCACTGAACCCGATCCCCAAAAATCTGTTCCGCGGGCCACCGGGAAATATTATAAACCTCCGTCCGATAAGACTAGACTCAGTGCCTCCCGGAGCGACGCTACACCGACTTGCAAGGATACCCACCCGACCTAACGCTCCAATGGTAACTATTCCCGGGCGAAGTGTTCCTATAACTACTGCCAACGTCAATCAGACTCCCAAGACTTTCTTGAGATGCAAGAATCTCACCGCTATCCCCACGGTGGCTCTAACTACGCCTAATTCGACGACTCCCAGTGTCATAGACATCGACAGCGACCCTGAAGAGCTCCCAGTTACCAACAACACCACTGAAAGCTCTAAAGCTCAGCAGACCTCTGCAGGTCAAACTGTTAAAGTTATCAATCCTGTGGCACTTACGAATGCCGGACTTGAAGACCGATCACCGATAATGTCTCTAGACAATCCTCGGAGGAAGATATTTGATGATGTTATTTACAACCCTATTAAAgaagttgataaattaattactaaaattcgAGGAAAACTAAGGACGGAGTTAAAAAAAGCTGCTGGAAATTTGGCAGACAATGAAGCTCATAATGCTAGAGTTAGGCTTGCTACTATTAATCGGTGTATTTATCAAGCTGTTGATGAATTGTCGGCTTTTAATAACACTATGATTCAACAATATCGACCGTGGAAGGAGTCATTAATTACTGGAGACCCGATTGAtgataatactaataaaattgtaatgaaAAAAGGAGAGCGTAGTATTAAATACACGCCTTTTGATATGGACTGCGAGAGTGAGTCTGATTCTGATAATGAAGTGGATGAAGTTGATGATGTTGATGTAGAACAACTGATTGATTTTACTGGTAAAGTTAAgcattttattgaaaaagacaCGATTAATCGGAGCACTAATACTGAGATTCAGACTAAAAGCCAGGGGGTACAAGTCGAAGAATTAATTGAGACCAAGGACTATGATAGGACTATCGGGTACTCGTTGCTCATGAGGACGGACTACGACTTTGAAAAGAGGAAAGAAATTCATAAACCTACCAAGATTCATGATCATAATTTTGGAAAGTATGAGGAGcagttcattttttatttgcaacATCTGGAGAATCAAGGCGAAGATGAAGACACTGATGATGTTGTTGAGAAAGTACCGCTGACTGATTTAATTGACAAGGATATCGCGAGACAAGAAAAGactattgaagaagattgtgaTCGATCTCCGAGGTTGGATGAAGTTAGTGagaaagaaaaagagaatgATGTTGATGTCGATGTCGTTGACCTCGAGGAACCTGTTGGAGATAAAACTCCGGTTAATATAATTGCCGAAGAGGAGCCAGGTGTTGAGgagagtgaaaaaaattctgatgaTACTAGAGTTGATACGTCGTCTCAAGATGATATTGATGTGGTTAATGTCAGTGGCGAGGCGATGAATGTTGACAGACCTTCTGAACCGAGTTTGGAGACTTTGAACGACTGTAATGGCGATAAAGATATTTCTAATACTAATGAAATTgatgaagaaaatttgaatattgaagTGACGAATCATAAATCACCTGAAccattgaataataattcttcAATAGAACTGGACGATGTTCCTGGAGTTTCTCCCGCTAAATCATTAAATGACTCGCGGGAAAATAACGAGGATAAATTAACAGCGAGTCAAGAAGCCAAACACGAAGAAACTGTGATTGCTgttaaaactttaattgaagaaaataacAGTGTTGATCAACTTGACAGATGGAGAAACAATGATGAAGAAGACGAGTGTATGGTTCttgactaa